A genome region from Arachis duranensis cultivar V14167 chromosome 6, aradu.V14167.gnm2.J7QH, whole genome shotgun sequence includes the following:
- the LOC107495373 gene encoding uncharacterized protein LOC107495373: MDVVLDKGATHDDGHSLPKVRILAVKTVAPVKETQPRLAQKVLLASNDHDTMQPRSIVGGCYQVVFYYNNDNGEESDWSFYGCIVESLCMALVDYPILAARLLERDTGLEIVSIDSGFRLLSAQCQWSLSQFLDLNERHNDNETELVYWKEIDETLPQFSPLCSVQVTKFECGGYSIGISCSLFLLTEVLAVDNFLKKWTEIYQEMLPQNGEIKKSIFIHPLVKDHEVLPSHVISRTFSRKRAESMIFKITSTTDVMIMSINQETWRELAMLCVKNLEQKHNIQMGSKFSFLVKKHSSSSSSGVITIESCSNNGGNNVKRLGLKYQISLATWNEFGLYNVAFCEANKPVHVSCWVASSVPEGHVMAMPHPRDNLSAVIIVTPPTPN; encoded by the exons ATGGACGTTGTGCTTGACAAAGGTGCCACCCATGATGATGGTCATAGCCTCCCAAAGGTGCGGATCTTAGCCGTGAAGACTGTGGCACCGGTCAAGGAAACTCAGCCACGGCTAGCTCAAAAAGTGTTGTTAGCCAGTAATGACCATGATACCATGCAGCCAAGGAGCATTGTTGGAGGGTGCTACCAAGTAGTGTTCTACTATAATAACGATAATGGTGAGGAGAGTGATTGGTCTTTTTATGGTTGCATTGTGGAGTCACTGTGCATGGCCCTAGTGGACTACCCTATACTCGCTGCCAGGCTCCTGGAAAGAGACACGGGACTGGAAATTGTGTCTATTGATTCTGGGTTTCGACTATTGTCGGCACAGTGTCAATGGAGCTTGTCACAATTTCTTGATCTCAATGAGAGACACAATGATAATGAGACTGAGCTTGTCTACTGGAAGGAAATTGATGAGACACTTCCTCAGTTCTCACCCTTGTGCTCTGTTCAG GTGACTAAGTTTGAATGTGGAGGGTACTCAATTGGCATTAGCTGCAGCCTCTTCTTATTGACAGAGGTTTTGGCAGTTGACAACTTCCTCAAGAAATGGACAGAGATATACCAAGAAATGTTACCCCAAAATGGAGAAATTAAGAAATCCATATTTATCCACCCTTTGGTGAAAGATCATGAGGTTCTCCCCAGCCATGTAATCAGCCGCACATTCAGCAGAAAGCGAGCAGAAAGCATGATTTTCAAGATCACTTCCACCACTGATGTGATGATCATGAGTATCAATCAAGAAACATGGAGGGAGTTAGCCATGCTTTGTGTTAAAAACTTAGAACAAAAACATAACATACAAATgggttcaaaattttctttccttgtGAAGAAACACTCATCCTCATCATCAAGTGGGGTCATCACAATTGAAAGCTGCTCAAATAATGGTGGAAACAATGTTAAGAGGTTGGGTCTCAAATATCAAATCTCCCTAGCAACGTGGAACGAGTTTGGATTGTACAATGTAGCATTTTGTGAAGCAAACAAACCTGTTCATGTTTCATGTTGGGTTGCGTCTTCAGTTCCTGAAGGACATGTTATGGCAATGCCACATCCAAGGGATAATTTATCTGCAGTGATTATAGTCACACCTCCAACTCCAAATTGA